AAGGACAAGGCAACGACATTACGTGCATCTCTGATACCCATAAAGAGCCATTTAACCTGCAAAGTTTATTACAAAGTCCACAACGGCCCACGATTACCGGCCAAAAAGACGTCTATGTTCTGACATATGTAAGGGACGACGGTGTACTAACTGACGCACAAAAAGCGCTGAAGAAACTGCTTTAACTAGAATTGCTTGACATATTGTATACAAGATTGTTTGTTTGCTATCAAGAAGACTTTTTTTAATGTAATATTGTCATTTGCTTGGATTCAATTGGGAAATGATGTACGTAATCCCCCACCTCTTTGCCCGTCAAATTGCCTTTTATATCTCATTTCCCACATGTGATTAAAAAAAAAGGATAAGACGGTTGTTAGACGTGCACGATTGTATAGTGTTTGCGTATATGGTGTCGCTACACAACATACCAAAGAGAGAGACTTATTCATCTTTCATTATAATCTTATTAAAAAAACGAAACCGCTAaataacaacaacaaacATGAAAAAGTGTACACATCCCCTCCCTACCCTCCCGTCTCTAAGCTACACACTCTGCACCTTGCGATAACTCGGCGGCCGAATCGTCCTCCTAAGCAACTTAACCGCATACGGCGGAAGCAAACTAACAGCCGCAATGCCCGCAAACTTCCACCAAAACGCCACCTTTGTCATATACTCCAGATCAAAGTAATCACCCAGGAACGGCACACTGCCACTGTAGATGATGCTCGTCGCGCAAATGACAAGAATCATAAGCCAATGCCATGTCGTAACCTCCATAGCCACCATGACCAGCTCGTTCAGGACCAGCACTGAAAAGCTTACGGCCACCATCTTTAAGAATACAGGGTCTTGGGGTTCGGTAGCGGGATGTGCAATACCGACGCCTACTAGAATCTGGGAAAGACCTTGGATGATAGACCCTTGGTAGATTGAAACGGCTACCCAGATGAAGAAGGATTTGTAGGAGAGGGATTTCCCTGTTTTGAGCTCGGCATAGAGTTCTGGGTACAGGTTCGCTACACTCTCGTCTACATCCGTGTCGAGGACGAGGGAGAAGACGGGCATCATGGTGTAAATGGTGCTATAACCGACAAGCAACCAGTCCCGGTAGAGGGCATTGGGCTCAAAGGAACTAGCTATTGAGAAGACGGTTTGGCAGATTGAAAAGATGAGACCGCGGTGAATTACAAATTGGGATAGTTTGGCTGAGCGCTTGTACGAGTTGCGGCCGTGCCAGACGAGCAGTTTGACGAGGTAGCAGAATTGGTCGATGGAAAAGTCGGCGGCGAGTGAGgcttggcgaccttcttTTCCGACGATGCCGACGCCTACGTCGGCGGCCTGAATCATGGAGACGTCGTTGCCGCCGTCGCCGATGCAACAGACGCGCTTCTTTGTGAATTCGCGAATGAGTAGGGCGACGTCGGCTTTTTGTGTGGGTGAGCATCGACAGGCGACAACGGTCGGGAGCTGGACGGCAACAGAGATGAACTCTTGGCGGAAGTGCTGGAGGAAGAGGGCGAGTGATTCACCGTCGATGAGGAGACAGGCGTCCAGTTTTCCGCGGAGGAAGTCGAGGGAGGAAGAGGCAAGGTCCTTCCGTTTTAGCTTGGCGATGGTGTGGACGTATTGGCCGCGAGCAACGAGTTTAGAGGAGATGGCTACACAGCGAGCCGTTTCTACCTTGTCGCCGGTCAACATCCAGATCTTGATACCGGCGTTGCGGAGGAGTTCGAGTGATGGCTTGACGTCTTTTTGGAGCTTGTCTTCTACGCCGGTGACGCCTAGGAGCTCAAGATCGTGCTCCAGGAATTCTTTGACTACGTTGGCGACGACGGCGTCGCGGTTGCTGAGGGCGAGTGATGCTTGTGCGTGTTTGGTACAGAATTCTTGGTAGATTTGTGCCGAAAGCTTCTTGCGACCGACTACGAGAGTGCGCAGCCCTTCTCGGGCCATGTTTGCAGTTTCCTCATCCAGCCAGTCGTTTGCAGCGACGATTGATGTCATGACTGTATCGGCACCCTTCTGGTAGAACCAGATTTCGCCATCGTCTTCCGCCGATGAAGAGGGGGGGCCATGGTAGAACTTGACGACAATACCCATGCGCTTGCCTTCAGAAGTAAAAGGAAATACATTCAAGATACGCACTTTAACCACCGTGTTGCCACTATCGCACGAAAGGAGGGTCATTGACTCGCGGTCTCGAGTTAGAAGTTTCAGGCCAACAGCTTCCGTCCATCGCACAATAGCAATTTCGTCTGGTGACGACGCTTGGTAAGTGGTGACCGTTTCACCGTTTTCTTCTTCGGTAGTCGGTGTTACGTTATGGCAGAGCGCGAGAGCTAGCACTACATCACGGACCCGCGAGCCGATCTCTCTTCTTGTGCGAGTGGTTGATGTAAGAGCCGCAGTGTAGGCCGATGATGGAGTCACAAGGGAGGGCACTTCTCCAGCTGGAGGCGTGAAGCATTGGCGAACATAGGCGGATACTTCGTCCATGGCTTCGTTTGCGTAGGAAACCGTACCGACATGAATTTTCTTCATTACCATCTCTTCAGGATGTTAGCCAAGTATAGTCAATATTTGCAAAGAACATACCGTTTTGTGTGAGAGTACCCGTCTTGTCACTCAAAAGGTACTCGATTCTGCCCAAATCCTCTGGAATGGTACTTGTGCGGACAATTGTCCCTTTGATGCTCTCATCGTGATGAATGAACCATGCATACACAGATTTGCCGAGATCAAGGTTGACACGCAGACCGACGGGGACGATTGTGGAGAAGAGAATGACGAAACGTAGCATGGAAGCCCACCATGGGCGGCCTTCAATTTCTCTGAAACCGGCGAGTGCTACGAGAATAAAAGAAAGCGAGACGGTGAAGATGCACAGCCATTTGGTCAAAGCGTTGATTTCCAGCTCCAACAAGCCAATCTTCGACCTGGAAGGCGAGGTGGAAAGAGCTTGACGTGTTTGAGGACCAGTATATACAACAACAGCAAGAAGGCTGCCACTCGAGGCCACGACTGTGTTTGCCCAGATGGTGTTGTCAATACCAAGAGACGCTGACTTTACCGGCTCGGGTGGAGAGGCCACTTCGTTATCTGGAAGGTCATAGTGTCGTGAGCTCTTGGGCGGGAGTTCGAGTGTGCCATAGAACTCATTGACCTTTTTGTCCGGTTTACCAGCAACGACTCGGAGGCGGGTGTACTCTCCAACGTCCAGGTTCTGCGTGAGTGGCGAGGTTAGACGCAGCTTCCAGTCGGTTTCACCATCCAGCTGATCAGTACGGATGAAGGCTTCACCAGACGATCCAGTAGCGGCGACACTGTCGACCTTTGGCGTGTTTTCAGAGTCGGCATCGTCGATGAGCGAGGGAACAGACTCCTGTAGGGCGGGCCTATCAGATTCTAGCGCAGAACCATCGGCGGAGTAACTTTTGAGAATAATCATGTCGGCAGGCACTCTTTGATCTTTGCCAAGCTTCACAACGTCTCCCACTTTGAGATTCCTAGACGATTTGATGGTTTCCCAGTAGGTGCATGTTGCAAGCCCTTTGCCTGAAAGTTGCTGCTCCTCATCTGCAATGTCTGCCGCACGGTTATCCTGCTTCCTCTGCTTCCTTAGACGCTTCTTTTTCTGCGAGTTCCTGCCTGGCGCAACGCCATTTCCAACGCTATTCTCCTCAAACTTGAGCACCGTGTAGCCTTCCGAGTTCGCTTCTGCATCCCTCCGCCGCCGCGAGATGTCATCAAGAGCCTCCTTGGTCAGGGTGATGGTCAAAACAAAGGACAAGGGTGCAATGTAGGCCGAGAGGAAGCCGATTCGAAGCACGGGTATGGTCTGAGAGAAAGAAATAAGTAGAAAATACATGTTGATGAAGTAGGAGAATTCGTTGTAGAGGGTGCGAGGAAGGAAACTCCAGGGCGTGTACTTTGCGTTTGAAACGGCGTTTGCGGGGAATTTGGAGGTTTGGGGCTGACCGACGGCGATGGTCCGCTGTGTGGTGGGATCATGCTCCTCTTCTGCATATTCTTCTCCATGGTCGTCGCCTAATTGTATGGCCGCGTTGTTCTGGCGCGAGAGGAAGCTCGGGAGACGTATGTTGGACCCTAGGCGTTGTAATGCACTGGGCGGCGGTTGCCGTCTTTTCCGCGCCGTGGGTTGGAGAAGAGGCGCATCGTCATCGCCAGACTGGCCATAGCTACCAGCAGAGTCTCGCTTGGTCCCTTCGTCATCGTCCAGGAGGCCGGCCAAGTCCTCCTCCTCGGGCTCCTCCTTCCTCTTGTTTGCTCGGAGCCTGCCTACACGTAGGTTCCGCAGCGGTATCCTTGCGCCCAACTCATGATACGGTCTCCGTTGCTCTTTCGACTGGCGCTGTGGTGGTGTGGCGGCCGACTGTGAAGGGATGGGGTCAAGTTCGTCTAGATCAAGTTCCAGGTCCgagtcgtcgtcgtcgggCGCATTTGGCTGGTGATAGTTGTGGGGTGCAGCCATGGCTCATGGGccagcgaggatagcgacGTAGCGCTGAGGATTGCGAGCTGCTCTTCGAAGCTTGCTCTACCTCTACATATGCGACGAGCTTGCGGGTGCTCTGGGCTATTAAATCTGTCTTCGGGGGTCTGCGGCGGTTTCGGGCGTAGGCGAACAGAGTTCCGACTCGAGTAGGGTTGAGCAGTGATACCTAATACAATACTTGTTTGGCGCTTCTGGAATTTGTGAGTGACAAGTCGTAGAGTGACGTGGAGAGGTCTGGTGTGGCTGTTCGCGAGGATGCGCGTGTGGCGCAGAGAGGCCACGGTAACTGGGTCTCGACCAACATCTAGTTACCCAATATCTCTCTCCATATCGAACCTCAAGACTGGCACAAAACAATGTCGCTCGAAATTTCCTCCGACTTTTAATTCATTTAACTTTATGCAGAATCGCCACTGCAACACACTCAGCACCTTCTGCCGTACGTATGGGGGAGCCGCAATTAACACCCAAACCTCACTTCACAACTAATTGACCCCGCAGTACTTGTATAGGCTCTAAGCCACCCATAATCCCGTAATGGAAGACGACGCCCCAAACTTCTCCTATGCCTACGGTGGCGCGCCCTCGACCCCCACAACCGCATCGTGGAATCCCGCGTTGCGCAACGAGAAGGACGTCAGCAGCCCGCCAGTTAGCAGTCCGCCCGTGATCGAGAAACCCCAGACAAAGCCCGAGGCCCATCCATCGTcggaggaggaggaggaggagagcgaagaggaagaagaggatgatGACGAGGAATCAGGCGAGGAGGAgagcgaagatgaggacgAGGCCGAGGCACCGCTGACCGACGAGGCTTCAGCACACAACAATGCCTCTCACGTACCGCATATCACACAACAGCCTCAAGTGCTACAGCCCCAGGAGGGTGAAGCAGAAGTTGCGAAAAAGGAGGATCTGGTCAGCGCAATAGAGGCGCTCGACATAATGGAGGCGGAAGCTGCACCGCAACCGACACCCGCGCCCGTATCCGCACCCGCGCCCGCGCCTGCGCCTGCACTTGCACCCATACCCGCTCAGCATGAATCAAGCGAAGAGGATGCGTCAGACGGGGAAGAGAGCGAGGAGGAAAGTTCAGAagaggaggcggcggcggcggcggcgcaTGAGGAACATCCGGAGGAGAACTATGAGCATCAGGGGGAAAGTACAGCTCTGGAAGACGCCATGACGGAGAGTGTAAAAGTGCCTCTTGTAGCAGACACGGAAGCGGATGAATGGGGCGCTTCAGGCGACGACGCATTCGATCTCGGCGTAGGGCAACAAGAAACACCTTTAGAGACACCTCTGGCTGAGGCTGTTGGGACGACAGTAGGAGATGACGCCATCGGGAATACCACAGTAGGCGGCAACACAGGAGCCGACATTGACTGGGGGAATACAGAAGGCCAGGACGACTTCTTCGGCGTAATCGCGAGTGCTAGCCAGCAAATCGAACCCGCACAGCCCAATGACCAAAGTCCGGGCGCGCATATAGTGGAAACTGGAACAAAGGCCCCCGAGAAGAGTGAATGGGACTTGGATCTGGATCTGGACGATGACTTTTTACCCGACAAGGAAGAGACACCGGCCTTTGAATTGAGCGACGATGAAGGCTTCCTCGACGAGGAACCTGCTATGCCGGCGCAGCAGCCAGTACAGCCAACTCCCACAGTGACTTCGTCAAGATATGCGCCGCAAGTTACAGGTCCAATATCATCTCCAGCCCCTGTTGCAAACCCGTACGCATCTCCAGCACAACAAATGCCTGCGGTTGCACCGGCCTATAATGGTTTCGGTCAAAATGTCGTGTATCAACAACAGCAGCCCCGACCTCCAATGGCGAACTCGGCACAGAGTTTTGTAGACAAGTCCAAAGGAGGCTACGCTTCACCCTATGACCTACCGGAAGATATCATTACTACCCGCAAACGACCGGCACCTCGAACGACAGTCTCAGCTGTACAACCCACCCCTCCACCTCCGCGCACCAGCAGTGTCAACTCCAACACTGGACCCCCGCGGCCTCCTTTTTCGTCGAGCATGTCCGTGTCCAGCCTGTCTCCTCCGTCTTCTGGTCAATCTATGCGAGCACAGATGACTGGCATGCCTCCAGTTGCGCCACCAAAACCCGCATCAACATCAAAGTCGCCTTCAAGCGATTTCTTCGCCGAGTTGCCTGTGACGACTAAGCCACGGCCTTCAGGGCGTTACACTCCACAGCCGAATGTGCCTGTCCAGCCTGTCCAGCCTCCACCTCATCAGGCTCCGCCCCACCAAACGCCGCCCCAGATGCCTCCAGTCCACCATCCTCAAATGGCACAGAAAGAACGCACAGCTTCCTGGTCGTCTTTGAGGAACGAGATTCTTCCTGATGCAAGCAATGTTGCCACGCCTCCTCCGTTCAGACAACCTGAGCAATTACCCATGTTTCCTACCCAGCCGTCCGTACCTACGCGGACCAACAGCCTTCCTGTACCTCAGCCTGTATCTGCACCGACTACAAGTAGATACTCACCTGCTCCTCCTCCATCAGGGCCAGCTGCCAATGCGCGATACTCCCCGGCATCTCCAAGTGCACCAAGTGCACCAGCTGCTCCTGCAGCAAATTCAAGATACTCACCTGCACCGCCACAACCAGGACAGCCTCATGCTAGGTACTCATCCGAACCACTCAACAACTTGACGCGGACTACATCGCAGCCGTTTGCACCCAGAACTTCAAGTCCATTAGCGTTTCATAGCGTGCCACAACAACAGGGCCAGGCACCTGAAACCTACGTCCAGCATGCACCGAACCACCAGGTTTCACAGTCTGCTGATGGCATATCTCGGCCCCCAGCCAGGAGTCCGCTGGGAGAGGTCAGCGAGATTGAGgagccagagccagagccaACCTTGAGCTCACGACCGCCAACGTCGGGAAGATCAGAAACTCCTCCCCCTCCGCGAAGTGCAGCTTCATCGTTAGTCAGCTCACCACGAAAGAGAGACGCCTACACACCACGTTATCAGCCAGTGCAACCAGCGGTTCCACAACGCTCCCAGTCTCAGTCTCCAACATCGACTATGAAGCAACCCGTGCGTAGTCTAAGTACCTCGGACCACGCCGGATATGGTATGATGCCACCTACAATGGGCTATGGCACGTCCCTTGCGGTGTCTAACACTGCCAATGTCATTCCTCAACGCCGCCAGGTATCCGCGACCTACGATTTCATCCTCCCCGAAGACGAACGTGCGAGTGATCCGCTTGAAAGATGGAAAGGGCATCCCGTGTTTACTTGGGGGTTAGGTGGTAACGTTGTGACGAGCTTCCCGAAGCAAATTCCTCGATACGGTGGGGGAGGCTCAGCACCAATGATGAAGAGCAACCCCGGCGAGATCAACATTCAGAGCATCAAGGAGGTCCTCCCTCTACCAGAAGACGTTGCCAAGTTTCCAGGGCCGCTCAAGGCCAAGGGCAAGAAAAAGGACGTTTCTGCCTGGTTAGGTCGCAAGATCGAAACACTAGACAGCCAGTCCAAGGCACCCGGGCTTGAGCATTCGCTCAGTGAAGACGAGATCAAACGCCTTGAGGACAGAACTCTTTTATGGAAGCTCATGCAGGTACTGATTGACAACGATGGCAAGTTGGAAGGTATACCTGCCGAAGCTGCTGTCAAGAAGCTACTGTCGCCAGTAGTTGATGACCCTACCGATGCGGAAGGCTCATATTCGAGTGGTGCAGACATCGTCGGGCGGTCGAGAACTAACACTTTGAACGGCCAAGCAGAACCCTCGGATCCGCGAGTGGTGGAAGATCTACAAAGTATGCTTATCAAGGGTGATCGTGAGAAGGCCGTCTGGCATGCTGTCGACCATCGATTATGGGGCCATGCCATGCTACTCTCCTCGACTCTTAGCAAGGACACATGGAAGCAAGTCGTCCAAGAGTTCGTTCGCAAAGAAGTTAAGAAAGTTGGACGTAGCAACCAGGCGTTGGCTGTTTTGTACGAGGTCTTTGCTGGGAATCACGAGGACTGTATCGATGAACTAGTGCCGGCATCAGCTCGTGCCGGATTCCAAATGGTGAGTGCTGATGGCGCCGGAGCACCGCAGAACGCACTCCAAGGGTTGGATAAATGGCGCGAGACGGTCGCTTTGATTCTCAACAACCGGAGTGAGGGAGACGCTTATGCACTACTGTCCCTCGGAAAGCTTCTAGGTCAGTACGGCCGCATCGAAGCTGCGCACATCTGCTTCATTTTTGCCCGCGCTGTTGTCAAAGTTGGCGGAGTCGATGACCCACTAGCCAACCTTGTGCTTTTAGGCGCTGACCATCACTTGCACCCCCTGGAGATGGGCATCGAACTTGAGCCAATACTGTTGACGGAGGTTTACGAGTTTGCGCTTTCTTTGTCATCACCAACTGGTTCCTATGTGATCCCTCACTTGCAGAATTACAAGCTTGCGCATGCGTATCAATTGGCGGAGAATGGGCACAGGACGGATGCGCAGGCATACTGCGATGCTATCGCGGCGGCTATGAAGGCAACCACAACTATCTCACCTTACTACAACGCGGCTTTCATTACTAGTCTGGAAGACTTGAGCAAACGACTTTCGCAGTCTCCCAAGGACGGCTCGTCGTCGTGGATCTCCAAGCCAAGCATGGACAAAGTGGGAAGCTCGCTGCTTTCAAAGTTCAACAGCTTTATCGCAGGAGAAGACGACGACGCGTCTGGAAACAAGTCGGGTGGGACAGAGGCCGGACCTTTTGCTAAGATCGCCGGTGACAGCCCGGCCCTCACGCCTTCACAGTCAAATGCGGATCTCTATGGCGCCATGTCGGGCTATGGTGTACCTGCGCAGCCAGCTGCCCCTGGCAATTCAAGGTATGCACCGTCGAATGCATATGCGCCGAGGTCATCTTCAGAGCAACAACGGTCTCGTTACGAACCCCAGGGTCGACCATCGATGGAGTCCAACGACAGCGTCGGCATGAGAGCGGTTTCGGATAACTACATGCCCATGACTCCAAACTCTGGCCCGTACAGCCCAAGAGAGGCGCAATTGAGTCCTCCGAGCGCCCGCACATTGGCCAAAGCACAGTCGTACTCACCGCTTCGTCCAGAGTACATGCCAACTCAGCCGTCTTATGGTAGCCTTTACATGGCCACTCCTTCTAGTGGACATTCGCCATTGGCACCTGCATTTAATGGCTATCAGCCCCAGGCGAACTCTGAAGAACCAGCGGAGCCAGCAGGTCCAACATCGAATGAGCAGACGTATGGCCGATACGGACCTTCTTCAAGCACATTCGATGCTCCTGGATACCAGCCTTATGTGCCCGACGAGGATGACAAGGAAGAGGAACAaccaaagaagaagaagtctTTCAtggacgacgacgacgacgatgacgactTGGCCGCTCGTGCCTCCGCTCTGAAGATCAGCGGAGGCAACAGCAGCTCCAAGTCTGAAGCAGACCGAAAAGCAGACGAGGCCTTCCGTAAAGCCGCTGAAGCAGATGCCCAGCGCGACAAGGAAGCAGCCACTGCAAAGAAGGGCGGCTGGCTTTCCGGTTGGttcaagaaagaccccaaCGCGGGCCCTGGACCCATCAAGGCCAAGCTTGGAGAAGAAAACAGCTTCTACTTCGATCCGGAGCTCAAAAAGTGGGTCAACAAGAAGGGCGGTGCTACAGACACGGGTAAGCCCGCTGCTACACCCCCGCCACCACGCGCTGGTCCCCCCGGCGGCGCTGCTCGCAGTATCTCTGGTACTTCGTCCATGGGACCTCCCGGCGCAGGTGCTTTGCGTCCACCCACTTCCAACCCGCGCGCTTCGTCGTTGCCGCCCCCTCTGAACTCTGCTGGCTCCCGCGCGTCTACGCCGGGTATACAGGAGTCGGATGAAGAGGGCCTTGTGGGACCCAGACCACCTACTCTGCCACGCCCTAGCTTTGGAGCAGCGTCTGGTCCGCCGTCTCGGCCGGGTACCGGTATGAGCAATGCTAGTAGCATTGATGACTTGCTGGGTGCGCCGCAGGCGAGAAAGGGACCCGGtccgaagaagaagaagggaGGGCGATATGTTGATGTACTGAAAAAAGAGGGATAGAGTTGATGAATGGCATGTTCTTCATGGGTTTTCAAGGAGTTGTGTATGATTGGGAGGGATTTTTGGGCATACGAGTCGCATAGACACATTCTGACGTACAGTAACGGTCTTGACGAATGCTGCACGCTGCATGCCGCAAGCTGCAATGCGCACCTGTGTTCCTGCATTAGAGTGCAGGCTGTCATGGGTTACTCGTTTTGCTTTGCTCCTCTGTTTTGCTTTCCCCTGGACAAAGATTTTGTACAATAGATATTCGTTTCTGCGTTATCATTTTTCTTCATCTCTCAATCCAATTACTATTTTGCAAGATCATTATTATCTCCTGAATCCTTCTGCTTTGACGAGATAATAAGTACACGTTGATGATAGTCGTGGCCCTGTTGCCAAGCCGCAAAACAAAGAAGATACGAAGCTGTGCCGGCCCCACCAAATCGGCAGTCGCGTCCGAGGAACCATCGAAAAAGGAAATGACGCACGCCACGCTGCATGCACATGCACTGACATGCTACGTACATGCACTGACATGCTACGTACATGGGTGGCCCAAGCAGGCAAGCGACGCCATTATCTTGTCTGTGACCATTATCTTGATTGCCGATTTGCTGATTTGAATAATCCTTACGTTTTTGCACGTGGGTGCAAACGTGGTTGGTTATGCCGAGGGCTTATCTCAATGCTTAAGTCGATAACTCCACGTGCGGCTGAGCAAGTCTGGGTGGAGCGCGTCACGATAGCAGGGCAGCGTCACACTGCATTTGGGACTAGGAGGGTCGATTTCGCCGTTGAGAGAGCCATCGGGCTGTCTTTCGGCCTACTTGACGTCGAGCGCTGGGCGCGCGTAACTAGTTAGAGCGGGGAAACTAGACAATCGAACGGGGAAGACAGCTCTTTTGAATCAAGCGACTTGATCTCGTATTCCCCTTATCCCAGGCTATCTGGCTTGTCCTCCATCGCACGGTTACTGCGGGTAAGAATCGCCTATCTATAACGCCGTTGCGCTGCGCCTTTTCGATTTCGGCTTCCAAACCCTCATTGTTTTGCGATATTCTTCGTTGTTCGCCGCATGTGAGCGCTGGCCTTGGCAAGGACGACAAATCCCGAATTCGACGACTCATCAACCATGGCGAAGAGAAGCGTTTCCCTCGCCGGGAGCGCAACAAGGGCTGGAAGCACAGCAATGCATAACAACGACGGGGCTGCGAATGCTGCCCTGGCGAAGATGGGCTATCAGTCGGAGCTTCCTCGCAATCTCAGCATGCTTTCTGTCTTGGGCATGTCGTTTGCTATTATGGCGGTTCCATTTGGTCTGTCAACGACAATGTACATTACGCTTACGGACGGTCAATCGGTGACGATTCTGTATGGCTGGATTCTCGTTTCGCTCATCTCGCTGTGCATTGCGGCGTCCTTGGCGGAGATTTGCGCCGTTTATCCCACGGCGGGCGGCGTCTACTACTGGTCTGCGATGCTATCTACACGGGAGTGGGCTCCTATAGCTTCCTGGGTGACTGGATGGCTCACTTTGGTCGGCAATTGGACTGTGACGTTGTCTATCAATTTCTCTGGTGGTCAACTAATCCTCAGTGCGAT
This sequence is a window from Pyrenophora tritici-repentis strain M4 chromosome 4, whole genome shotgun sequence. Protein-coding genes within it:
- a CDS encoding MgtA, Cation transport ATPase, with product MAAPHNYHQPNAPDDDDSDLELDLDELDPIPSQSAATPPQRQSKEQRRPYHELGARIPLRNLRVGRLRANKRKEEPEEEDLAGLLDDDEGTKRDSAGSYGQSGDDDAPLLQPTARKRRQPPPSALQRLGSNIRLPSFLSRQNNAAIQLGDDHGEEYAEEEHDPTTQRTIAVGQPQTSKFPANAVSNAKYTPWSFLPRTLYNEFSYFINMYFLLISFSQTIPVLRIGFLSAYIAPLSFVLTITLTKEALDDISRRRRDAEANSEGYTVLKFEENSVGNGVAPGRNSQKKKRLRKQRKQDNRAADIADEEQQLSGKGLATCTYWETIKSSRNLKVGDVVKLGKDQRVPADMIILKSYSADGSALESDRPALQESVPSLIDDADSENTPKVDSVAATGSSGEAFIRTDQLDGETDWKLRLTSPLTQNLDVGEYTRLRVVAGKPDKKVNEFYGTLELPPKSSRHYDLPDNEVASPPEPVKSASLGIDNTIWANTVVASSGSLLAVVVYTGPQTRQALSTSPSRSKIGLLELEINALTKWLCIFTVSLSFILVALAGFREIEGRPWWASMLRFVILFSTIVPVGLRVNLDLGKSVYAWFIHHDESIKGTIVRTSTIPEDLGRIEYLLSDKTGTLTQNEMVMKKIHVGTVSYANEAMDEVSAYVRQCFTPPAGEVPSLVTPSSAYTAALTSTTRTRREIGSRVRDVVLALALCHNVTPTTEEENGETVTTYQASSPDEIAIVRWTEAVGLKLLTRDRESMTLLSCDSGNTVVKVRILNVFPFTSEGKRMGIVVKFYHGPPSSSAEDDGEIWFYQKGADTVMTSIVAANDWLDEETANMAREGLRTLVVGRKKLSAQIYQEFCTKHAQASLALSNRDAVVANVVKEFLEHDLELLGVTGVEDKLQKDVKPSLELLRNAGIKIWMLTGDKVETARCVAISSKLVARGQYVHTIAKLKRKDLASSSLDFLRGKLDACLLIDGESLALFLQHFRQEFISVAVQLPTVVACRCSPTQKADVALLIREFTKKRVCCIGDGGNDVSMIQAADVGVGIVGKEGRQASLAADFSIDQFCYLVKLLVWHGRNSYKRSAKLSQFVIHRGLIFSICQTVFSIASSFEPNALYRDWLLVGYSTIYTMMPVFSLVLDTDVDESVANLYPELYAELKTGKSLSYKSFFIWVAVSIYQGSIIQGLSQILVGVGIAHPATEPQDPVFLKMVAVSFSVLVLNELVMVAMEVTTWHWLMILVICATSIIYSGSVPFLGDYFDLEYMTKVAFWWKFAGIAAVSLLPPYAVKLLRRTIRPPSYRKVQSV